Proteins encoded by one window of Roseibium sp. Sym1:
- a CDS encoding DUF2254 domain-containing protein, which translates to MPLAYQDDVREQALYRLIKGFLFIPVCIALLGAALAFLTLYIDKLGLLSNLFDMFGYDSISVDGARSVLSTIAGAMMSVISLVYSLTLVVFTLAAGNISPRLLETFASNRTTQITIGLLGATFLYALFVLFVVEDGREVRFSVGMSIILAATSFFWLVYFVNDVAGRIRVDAEIGRIQTSLRNSIDMLLASEPREQPNDRDGIPDLPVSSVPASRSGYVTLIDSERLSAFARHIEGFVEVLVLPGTFVIEGMPIAEIRTRAEEPDLEDLHLAFKVSKARAPEGDVQFSVHLMVEIALRALSPGINDSYTAMSAIDHLSASFARILQRGAPSALVCDEDGAPRVWLNLLEVNDIVNTAMRPLRQSARTNILVLDHLVQALGKMAHVCRQEHLPLIRQQLLEIAMDAKQAVRSKPDRAQLARRIYLARQVIMNKSK; encoded by the coding sequence ATGCCACTGGCTTACCAGGACGATGTCAGGGAACAGGCACTCTACAGGCTGATCAAGGGCTTTCTGTTCATTCCGGTATGCATCGCCCTGCTGGGCGCCGCGCTCGCTTTCCTGACCCTTTACATCGACAAACTCGGGCTTCTGTCGAACCTGTTCGACATGTTCGGATACGACTCGATCAGCGTGGACGGCGCCAGGTCGGTCCTGTCGACGATTGCCGGCGCGATGATGTCGGTGATCAGCCTCGTCTATTCGCTGACCCTTGTTGTGTTCACGCTTGCCGCCGGCAACATATCGCCGCGCCTGCTGGAAACCTTTGCCAGCAACCGAACCACCCAGATCACCATCGGTCTGCTCGGGGCAACCTTCCTGTACGCCCTGTTTGTCCTGTTTGTTGTCGAAGACGGGCGCGAGGTCCGTTTCTCGGTCGGAATGTCCATTATACTGGCGGCAACCAGCTTTTTCTGGCTGGTGTATTTCGTCAATGACGTTGCAGGTCGCATCCGCGTGGATGCCGAGATCGGCCGCATTCAGACCTCCCTGCGCAACTCCATAGACATGCTGCTCGCAAGCGAGCCGCGTGAACAGCCAAACGACCGCGACGGGATTCCCGACCTTCCGGTGAGCTCCGTTCCCGCCAGCCGCAGCGGCTATGTCACGCTGATCGACAGCGAACGCCTGTCCGCATTTGCGCGGCATATCGAGGGGTTCGTCGAGGTCCTGGTGCTGCCGGGCACATTTGTCATTGAAGGAATGCCGATTGCCGAAATCAGGACCAGGGCCGAAGAACCCGACCTTGAGGATCTCCACCTTGCCTTCAAGGTCAGCAAGGCCCGGGCTCCGGAAGGGGATGTCCAGTTCTCGGTGCACCTGATGGTCGAGATTGCCTTGCGCGCCCTGTCCCCCGGCATCAACGATTCCTACACGGCCATGAGCGCGATCGATCATCTTTCCGCGAGTTTTGCCCGGATCCTGCAGCGGGGCGCCCCTTCCGCGCTGGTCTGCGACGAGGACGGCGCGCCGCGGGTCTGGCTCAACCTTCTGGAAGTGAATGATATCGTGAACACCGCCATGCGGCCGCTGCGGCAGTCGGCCAGGACCAACATCCTGGTGCTGGATCATCTGGTCCAGGCGCTCGGCAAGATGGCGCATGTCTGCAGACAGGAGCATTTGCCCCTGATCAGGCAGCAATTGCTGGAGATTGCCATGGACGCCAAACAGGCCGTCCGGAGCAAGCCGGACAGGGCCCAACTGGCACGTCGCATATACCTGGCGCGCCAGGTGATCATGAACAAGTCAAAATAA
- a CDS encoding sigma-70 family RNA polymerase sigma factor — translation MTGAQFKQDLVEAIPRLRAFARSISGDRDRADDLVQETLAKAIANKDKFAEGTNLIAWLITILRNQYYSVGRKLQREVADPDGEHAATLESKPQQAGHLELKDFMSALQVLPDDQREALILIGASGFSYEEAADILGVKVGTVKSRVSRARLRLEELLNGQEDFERSDVAVAESAALIHDALTL, via the coding sequence ATGACCGGTGCACAGTTCAAGCAGGACCTGGTCGAGGCCATTCCGCGATTGCGCGCCTTCGCCCGCTCCATCAGCGGCGACAGGGACCGTGCCGACGATCTCGTCCAGGAAACGCTCGCCAAGGCGATCGCAAACAAGGACAAGTTCGCCGAGGGCACGAACCTGATCGCCTGGCTGATCACCATATTGCGCAACCAGTATTACTCCGTCGGGCGAAAGCTGCAGCGCGAAGTCGCCGACCCCGATGGCGAGCATGCCGCGACCCTGGAAAGCAAACCCCAGCAGGCCGGCCATCTCGAGCTCAAGGATTTCATGAGCGCCCTTCAGGTCCTGCCCGACGATCAACGCGAAGCGCTGATCCTGATCGGGGCCAGCGGATTTTCCTACGAGGAGGCGGCGGACATTCTCGGCGTCAAGGTGGGTACGGTGAAAAGCCGGGTGTCCCGCGCACGCTTGCGGCTCGAAGAGCTGTTGAACGGCCAGGAGGACTTCGAGCGCTCGGACGTCGCCGTCGCGGAGTCGGCAGCCCTGATCCACGACGCCCTCACCCTCTGA
- a CDS encoding NepR family anti-sigma factor produces MASKTLPDRPDSGFGIIKPTASARTKEDWIGNQLKKVYDEALSEDIPDDMLELLSALDDGEPEDQGSDEEAAE; encoded by the coding sequence ATGGCAAGCAAGACCTTACCAGACCGGCCCGACTCCGGTTTCGGTATTATAAAGCCGACAGCCTCAGCCAGGACAAAGGAAGACTGGATCGGAAACCAGCTGAAAAAAGTTTATGACGAAGCGCTGTCTGAAGACATTCCGGACGACATGCTCGAGCTTTTGTCGGCTCTGGACGACGGCGAACCCGAGGACCAGGGCTCCGACGAGGAGGCCGCCGAATGA
- a CDS encoding response regulator, which translates to MSLSQEIAPLLPYLRRYARALSGTQKSGDAYVRACLQALVADPSIIDTGDGVKIGLYRLFHVLWNATVVPPAGDDGATSIFEQTAQQRLASMAPESRQTLLLSTLEGFSIPETARIIERSEDDVSRLIKDAIDEIDRQTKTDVLIIEDEPLISMDLEHIVESLGHGVTSVARTASAAIAAAKSNPPGLVLADIQLADGSSGIDAVKEILAEMTVPVIFITSFPERLLTGERPEPTFLITKPFNPNTVKAGISQALFFKGSDAVAA; encoded by the coding sequence ATTAGCCTTTCCCAGGAAATTGCACCTCTCCTGCCTTACCTGCGTCGTTATGCAAGGGCCCTGTCCGGAACGCAGAAGAGCGGCGACGCCTATGTCCGTGCCTGTCTTCAGGCCCTGGTGGCGGATCCCTCGATCATCGACACCGGCGATGGCGTGAAGATCGGACTGTACCGGCTGTTCCATGTTCTCTGGAATGCGACGGTGGTTCCTCCCGCGGGAGATGACGGAGCGACGTCCATCTTTGAACAGACCGCCCAGCAGCGTCTTGCTTCAATGGCACCGGAAAGCCGCCAGACACTGTTGTTGTCGACGCTTGAGGGATTTTCAATTCCCGAGACCGCCCGCATCATCGAGCGGAGCGAGGACGACGTGTCCCGCCTGATCAAGGACGCGATCGACGAGATCGACCGCCAGACCAAGACGGATGTGCTCATTATCGAGGACGAACCCCTTATTTCCATGGATCTCGAGCATATCGTCGAATCCCTCGGGCACGGGGTCACGTCGGTCGCCCGGACGGCGTCGGCTGCGATTGCCGCGGCGAAATCCAATCCTCCCGGACTGGTCCTGGCCGACATTCAGCTGGCCGACGGTTCGTCCGGCATCGACGCCGTGAAGGAAATACTTGCGGAGATGACCGTGCCGGTGATCTTCATCACGTCCTTCCCCGAGCGCCTGCTGACGGGGGAGCGGCCGGAGCCGACCTTCCTGATCACCAAGCCGTTCAACCCCAACACCGTGAAAGCCGGCATCAGCCAGGCGCTGTTCTTCAAGGGAAGCGATGCCGTGGCTGCCTGA
- a CDS encoding CsbD family protein, producing MNWDQIEGNWKEFKGKAVANWGKLTEDELDRVQGRRTELAGLLQQKYGKTREEAEKEIDAWMARH from the coding sequence ATGAATTGGGACCAAATCGAAGGAAACTGGAAAGAGTTCAAGGGCAAGGCGGTTGCCAATTGGGGCAAGCTGACGGAAGACGAGCTTGACCGCGTGCAAGGCCGCCGCACGGAACTGGCCGGACTGCTCCAGCAGAAATACGGCAAGACCCGCGAAGAGGCCGAGAAGGAAATCGACGCCTGGATGGCACGTCACTGA
- a CDS encoding sensor histidine kinase, whose product MTELLHYLFGAASFMPHGYCLLWRPDLVAMHAISDGLIALAYIAIPVAMLTFLRKRPDIQGNSRKIGYLFIAFILACAVTHLTALLTLWWPAYGAQGLVKVVTAGVSIVTAVVVWQMFPKLLAIPSLQDLERANELLQAENQQLNSEVGRSRGELDRINDRFETALTGSNISVFSQDRDLRYTWIHNPRFGFEPAEVIGKTDADVLGRETAEDVVALKRQVMETGDSASTYIAIDNEETGTQFLDLIIHPTTDRSGAVDGVLCTAVDMTEKNLYEIRLASMATQLAEANKRFEKALDGSLITVFEQDRDLTYLHVVNPPPGLDVEHFVGKTDRDLFSEEDQLKLIPAKQKLMETGESTVLEVDIDMDGTPKSYNVRLDPAKDREGRVTGVLGTAVDMTHKRENERQMHLVMRELTHRSKNLLAVIQAMARQTAAKSDNTEEFVESFSARLQAMAASHDLLVSQSWYGADLRELVLTHLGQSIDPGSPQIEVRGETRAITADAAQNMGLALHELTTNAAKYGALSVVDGRLTVSWEQVGENIRLTWTETNGPEVVPPKRNGFGRMLLERLVGPSLDGDVNIDFSPEGLRCVIEFPSRHLVS is encoded by the coding sequence ATGACTGAACTTTTGCACTACCTGTTCGGAGCGGCGTCCTTCATGCCGCACGGCTACTGCCTTCTCTGGCGACCGGACCTGGTTGCCATGCATGCGATCTCGGACGGGCTGATCGCCCTGGCCTATATCGCCATTCCGGTCGCCATGCTGACGTTTCTTCGAAAACGGCCGGACATCCAGGGCAACAGCCGAAAGATCGGCTACCTGTTCATCGCCTTCATCCTGGCCTGCGCTGTCACACACCTGACCGCTCTTTTGACGCTTTGGTGGCCGGCTTACGGCGCACAGGGCCTGGTGAAGGTGGTGACCGCCGGTGTTTCCATCGTGACCGCGGTGGTCGTCTGGCAAATGTTCCCCAAGTTGCTGGCCATTCCCTCATTGCAGGACCTGGAGAGGGCCAACGAGCTGCTGCAAGCAGAGAACCAGCAGCTGAATTCGGAAGTCGGCAGGAGCCGGGGGGAGCTCGACCGCATCAATGACCGGTTCGAAACCGCGTTGACCGGGTCGAACATTTCGGTTTTCTCCCAGGACAGGGACCTTCGCTACACCTGGATCCACAATCCGCGTTTTGGCTTCGAACCGGCGGAGGTCATCGGCAAGACGGACGCGGACGTGCTCGGCCGTGAAACGGCGGAGGATGTTGTCGCGCTGAAACGGCAGGTGATGGAAACCGGAGACTCCGCTTCCACCTATATCGCCATCGACAACGAGGAAACGGGCACCCAGTTCCTCGATCTCATCATTCACCCCACGACCGACAGGTCAGGCGCGGTCGACGGTGTTCTGTGCACAGCCGTCGACATGACGGAAAAGAACCTTTACGAAATCCGCCTCGCGTCGATGGCGACGCAACTGGCCGAAGCCAACAAGCGGTTCGAAAAGGCGCTCGACGGGTCGTTGATCACCGTGTTCGAACAGGACCGGGACCTGACCTACCTGCATGTGGTCAACCCGCCGCCGGGCCTGGATGTGGAGCATTTCGTCGGCAAGACCGACCGGGACCTGTTTTCAGAGGAAGACCAGCTGAAGCTGATCCCCGCGAAACAGAAGCTCATGGAGACAGGGGAAAGCACCGTTCTGGAAGTCGATATCGACATGGACGGAACACCCAAGAGCTACAATGTCAGGCTCGATCCCGCCAAGGATCGGGAAGGCAGGGTGACGGGTGTGCTCGGGACCGCGGTCGACATGACCCACAAGCGGGAAAACGAAAGGCAAATGCATCTCGTGATGCGTGAGCTGACCCACAGGTCGAAGAACCTTCTTGCCGTGATTCAGGCGATGGCGCGCCAGACGGCGGCGAAATCGGACAATACCGAGGAGTTCGTCGAGAGCTTTTCCGCACGTCTTCAGGCCATGGCGGCCAGCCACGACCTGCTGGTCTCGCAATCCTGGTACGGCGCGGACCTGCGTGAACTGGTTCTGACCCATCTCGGCCAATCCATCGATCCCGGCAGCCCGCAGATCGAGGTTCGCGGTGAAACGCGCGCCATCACGGCGGATGCGGCCCAGAACATGGGGCTCGCGCTTCACGAGCTGACGACCAATGCCGCCAAGTATGGTGCCCTGTCGGTCGTCGATGGCAGGTTGACCGTCTCTTGGGAACAGGTGGGAGAGAACATCCGGCTGACCTGGACGGAAACCAACGGTCCGGAAGTGGTGCCGCCGAAGCGGAACGGGTTCGGCCGCATGCTGCTTGAGCGTCTGGTCGGTCCCTCCCTGGACGGAGACGTGAACATAGACTTCTCGCCGGAAGGACTTCGCTGCGTCATCGAATTCCCGTCGAGGCACCTGGTTTCCTGA
- a CDS encoding Dps family protein: protein MSSVLTIETPRTDTVQTGIDEEVREQLAKHLSVILAETYMLTIKSHLYHWNVVGPMFKPIHDLTEEHYEDLFAATDELAERIRALGHRAPVNVQDGSLNLTVTLPAGGMPDARDMIRDLVQSHEIISAEMRDMARYAGAHGDLVTEDLLTARITFHEKAAWMLRALVTD, encoded by the coding sequence ATGTCCAGTGTCCTGACGATCGAAACACCCCGGACAGACACCGTGCAAACCGGCATTGACGAAGAGGTTCGCGAACAGCTGGCCAAGCATCTGTCGGTCATTCTGGCGGAAACCTACATGCTGACCATCAAGTCGCACCTTTACCACTGGAACGTGGTCGGGCCGATGTTCAAGCCGATACACGATCTGACGGAAGAACATTACGAGGATCTCTTTGCCGCCACGGACGAGCTTGCCGAACGCATCAGGGCCCTCGGCCACCGCGCCCCGGTCAACGTCCAGGACGGCAGCCTGAACCTGACCGTCACCTTGCCGGCCGGGGGCATGCCCGACGCCCGGGACATGATCCGGGACCTTGTCCAGAGCCACGAAATCATCTCGGCCGAAATGCGCGACATGGCCCGCTATGCCGGCGCCCATGGCGACCTGGTGACGGAGGATCTGCTGACCGCACGGATCACGTTCCACGAGAAGGCGGCCTGGATGCTGCGGGCCCTGGTCACCGACTGA
- a CDS encoding DUF883 family protein, translating into MATAKTATSASAKPANDHVSASEIENDIERIREDIAALAGSLKKYGAGKSDEYKERASSAGQDLTRMSQDALNDLTTELKGYERALTSEVRRHPLQALGIAAGVGFLVAALVRR; encoded by the coding sequence ATGGCAACTGCCAAGACCGCTACATCAGCTTCCGCGAAACCCGCAAACGATCATGTCAGTGCAAGCGAGATCGAGAATGATATCGAACGCATCCGCGAGGACATCGCCGCGCTGGCCGGCTCGCTGAAGAAATACGGTGCGGGCAAGTCGGACGAGTACAAGGAACGGGCAAGTTCCGCCGGTCAGGACCTGACCAGAATGTCCCAGGACGCCCTCAACGATCTGACAACCGAACTGAAGGGTTACGAACGGGCGTTGACGTCGGAAGTCCGCCGGCATCCGCTGCAGGCGCTCGGCATTGCCGCAGGCGTCGGTTTCCTGGTCGCGGCACTGGTGCGCCGCTGA
- a CDS encoding AI-2E family transporter yields MTPQADITTGRPAAATAQGGLRPYPGVPDQIVRGALVILCAIAVIAALNVGQVIFAPVCLSIVVGSIFGPAADRLARLGVPSWISAASMVLLFILLIFTAGAAFVVPLSDWLDRLPLIWARLQAQLISWQGFFASLSSLQEELRNVMGGADEVKVSVEETSPVESVFYFAPAFVAQVILFLASLYFFILTRPYLRRSALGLSGDREGRKFISAAFRTIEERLSTYLLSITLINLGLGASVALVFWLLDVPSPLLWGLLAGMLNYVIYVGPALMVVVLAGVGLATGNTVPAVLTPPLVYLGLNLIEAQFVTPTVLGRTMTLNPFAVFLTIAFWIWLWGPVGGFVAVPLLLVAASLIELITVSSAPG; encoded by the coding sequence ATGACACCACAGGCAGATATTACGACCGGCAGGCCTGCCGCCGCGACCGCTCAAGGAGGCCTTCGGCCGTACCCGGGCGTGCCTGACCAGATTGTTCGGGGCGCCCTGGTGATCCTGTGCGCCATCGCCGTGATCGCGGCGCTCAACGTCGGCCAGGTCATTTTCGCTCCTGTCTGCCTGTCGATCGTCGTCGGGTCGATTTTCGGCCCGGCCGCCGACCGGCTGGCACGGTTGGGTGTGCCGTCCTGGATATCCGCGGCTTCCATGGTGCTGCTGTTCATCCTGCTGATCTTCACGGCCGGGGCAGCCTTCGTCGTGCCGTTGTCCGACTGGCTCGACAGGTTGCCGCTGATCTGGGCGCGGCTTCAGGCCCAGCTGATCAGCTGGCAAGGGTTCTTTGCTTCGCTCAGCAGTCTTCAGGAGGAACTGCGAAATGTCATGGGCGGTGCGGACGAGGTCAAGGTAAGCGTTGAGGAGACGTCCCCTGTCGAAAGCGTGTTCTATTTCGCACCGGCCTTTGTGGCGCAGGTCATCCTGTTCCTGGCAAGCCTCTATTTTTTCATCCTGACACGGCCCTATCTCCGCCGGTCGGCGCTCGGCCTGTCGGGTGACCGGGAGGGGCGGAAGTTCATCTCTGCGGCTTTCCGCACGATAGAGGAGAGGCTTTCAACCTATCTCCTGTCGATCACGCTCATCAATCTCGGTCTTGGAGCTTCCGTTGCCCTGGTGTTTTGGCTGCTGGATGTGCCGTCTCCCCTCTTGTGGGGCCTGCTGGCCGGCATGCTGAACTATGTCATCTACGTCGGACCGGCGCTCATGGTGGTGGTGCTGGCCGGCGTCGGTCTTGCAACGGGCAACACGGTTCCGGCTGTCCTGACCCCGCCACTTGTCTATCTCGGACTGAACCTGATCGAGGCCCAGTTCGTCACGCCGACCGTTCTCGGGCGGACGATGACGCTCAATCCCTTTGCCGTGTTTCTCACCATCGCGTTCTGGATCTGGCTGTGGGGCCCGGTCGGCGGTTTTGTAGCGGTCCCTTTGTTGCTTGTCGCCGCGTCCCTGATCGAGCTGATAACCGTGTCGTCCGCACCGGGATGA
- a CDS encoding response regulator yields MISSTDMPLKGALGAALIVEDNPIIALDTQTMLEELGFMPVKVLTSLSEGIETIARELYNFVILDVKMGDDTSLKFAELLLDRGTRFVFASGYGDMESMPEIFRNHTILSKPYTKDQIASLLSRI; encoded by the coding sequence ATGATTTCTTCAACTGATATGCCCCTGAAGGGAGCGCTTGGCGCGGCCCTGATTGTCGAGGACAATCCGATCATTGCCCTGGATACCCAGACGATGCTGGAGGAACTCGGATTCATGCCCGTCAAGGTCCTGACCAGCCTGTCCGAAGGCATCGAGACAATCGCGCGCGAGCTCTACAATTTCGTGATCCTTGACGTCAAGATGGGCGATGATACCAGTCTGAAATTCGCTGAACTCCTGCTCGACCGTGGCACCCGCTTCGTCTTCGCCAGCGGCTATGGCGACATGGAATCGATGCCCGAGATTTTCCGGAACCATACAATTCTGAGCAAGCCCTACACCAAGGACCAGATTGCCAGTCTGCTTTCCCGGATCTGA